A stretch of Pseudomonas sp. LRP2-20 DNA encodes these proteins:
- a CDS encoding type I secretion system permease/ATPase produces MESDVRRIQLSHDPRSQHDDPLLDCLLTLCVLHQKPASRVMLTTGLPLPAQRLSPELLPRAAARAGLQGRLLQRKLEQIPSIAMPAMLLLKEGRAAVLLGWENPETARLLLSESDGGEVLVSREALISDYSGRVFFAQPQHKYDVNHGNLIPRAKSWFRDTLLRSKWLYIDAIAASLVINLIALAAPLFVMNVYDRVVPNQATSTLWVLAVGITGAYIFDLILKGLRSLCLDLAGKKADLIISATLFERIVGMAMKYRPARVGSYAQNIHEFQGLRDFLASLTLTSLIDLPFTLIILMVIGIIGGHLVWIPVLAFPLALGIGYALQKPLMATMERTMALASERQSSLIETLAGLDAVKVNNAESERQYKWEQTLGTLSRLELRVKVLSGLAMNITLLIQQLAGVAMICVGVYLIIDGSLSMGGLVACYMLSGRALGPLGQLNGLLARYQQAKVTMAATDQMMELPQERNFEERPLSRQVLQGAIEFRGVDFTYPNQQNQALKNISLSIRPGEKVGIIGRSGSGKSSLAKLLVGLYEADNGSLLVDGVDIRQIDVSELRHNIGYVPQDIQLLAGTLRDNLVSGARYIEDDMILQAAELSGVHEFARLHLDGYELQVGERGQNLSGGQRQNVALGRALLLNPQILLLDEPTAAMDNTGEERLKQRLQAVIESKTVLLVTHRASLLTLVDRLIVIDRGQVVADGPKTAVMDALKKGQISVA; encoded by the coding sequence GTGGAATCCGACGTCAGAAGAATCCAGCTCAGCCACGATCCGCGAAGTCAGCACGACGATCCCCTGCTGGACTGTCTGCTGACCCTTTGCGTGCTGCACCAGAAACCCGCCAGCCGGGTGATGCTGACCACCGGATTGCCCCTGCCAGCTCAGCGCCTGAGCCCTGAGTTGCTGCCCCGTGCCGCAGCTCGGGCGGGCCTTCAGGGCCGCCTGTTGCAGCGCAAGCTGGAGCAGATACCCTCTATTGCCATGCCGGCCATGCTGCTGCTCAAGGAGGGCCGCGCCGCCGTCCTGCTCGGCTGGGAAAACCCTGAAACCGCGCGCCTGCTGCTCAGCGAAAGCGACGGTGGCGAAGTGCTGGTCAGCCGGGAAGCCCTGATCAGTGACTACAGCGGCCGGGTATTCTTCGCCCAGCCGCAGCACAAGTACGACGTCAACCACGGCAACCTCATCCCGCGCGCCAAGTCCTGGTTCCGCGACACCTTGTTGCGCAGCAAGTGGCTGTACATCGACGCCATCGCGGCCAGCCTGGTGATCAACCTGATTGCCCTGGCTGCACCGTTGTTCGTCATGAACGTGTACGACCGGGTAGTGCCCAATCAGGCCACCTCGACCCTCTGGGTGCTGGCGGTGGGCATTACCGGGGCCTACATCTTCGACCTGATCCTCAAGGGCCTGCGCAGCCTGTGCCTGGACCTGGCCGGCAAGAAGGCCGATCTGATCATCTCGGCCACGCTGTTCGAGCGCATCGTCGGCATGGCCATGAAGTATCGCCCCGCCAGGGTCGGCAGCTACGCGCAGAACATCCATGAATTCCAGGGCCTGCGCGATTTCCTCGCGTCGCTGACCCTCACCAGCCTGATCGACCTGCCGTTTACCCTGATCATCCTCATGGTCATCGGCATCATCGGCGGCCACCTGGTATGGATTCCGGTGCTCGCCTTCCCGTTGGCCCTCGGCATCGGCTATGCCCTGCAGAAGCCGCTGATGGCGACCATGGAACGGACCATGGCGCTGGCCTCCGAACGCCAGTCCAGCCTGATCGAAACCCTGGCCGGGCTGGATGCGGTCAAGGTCAACAACGCCGAAAGCGAACGCCAGTACAAGTGGGAGCAGACCCTTGGCACTCTCAGCCGCCTGGAACTGCGGGTAAAGGTGCTGTCGGGCCTGGCCATGAACATCACCTTGCTGATCCAGCAACTGGCAGGCGTGGCGATGATCTGCGTGGGGGTCTACCTGATCATCGATGGCAGCCTGAGCATGGGCGGGCTGGTTGCCTGCTACATGCTCAGCGGTCGCGCCCTAGGCCCGCTTGGCCAGTTGAATGGCCTGCTGGCGCGCTACCAGCAGGCCAAGGTGACCATGGCCGCCACCGACCAGATGATGGAGCTGCCCCAGGAGCGCAACTTCGAGGAGCGCCCGCTCAGCCGCCAGGTGCTGCAGGGTGCGATCGAGTTCCGTGGCGTCGATTTCACTTACCCCAACCAGCAGAACCAGGCCCTGAAGAACATCAGCCTGAGCATTCGCCCCGGCGAAAAGGTCGGCATCATCGGTCGCAGCGGCTCGGGCAAAAGCTCCCTGGCCAAGCTGCTGGTCGGCCTGTACGAGGCGGACAACGGTTCGCTGCTGGTCGACGGCGTGGATATCCGCCAGATCGATGTCAGCGAGCTGCGCCACAATATCGGCTACGTGCCCCAGGACATCCAGCTGCTGGCCGGTACCTTGCGCGACAACCTGGTCAGCGGTGCGCGTTACATCGAGGACGATATGATCCTGCAGGCTGCCGAGTTGTCCGGCGTGCACGAGTTCGCCCGGTTGCACCTGGACGGTTACGAGCTGCAGGTCGGCGAGCGCGGGCAGAACCTGTCCGGCGGCCAGCGACAGAACGTGGCCCTGGGCCGGGCACTGCTGCTCAACCCGCAGATCCTGCTGCTCGATGAGCCCACTGCGGCCATGGACAATACCGGCGAAGAGCGCCTCAAGCAGCGCCTGCAGGCGGTGATCGAGAGCAAGACCGTGCTGCTGGTCACCCACCGCGCCTCGCTGTTGACGCTGGTCGACCGGTTGATCGTCATCGACCGTGGTCAGGTAGTTGCCGACGGCCCGAAAACCGCTGTCATGGATGCACTGAAGAAGGGGCAGATCAGTGTTGCATAA
- a CDS encoding HlyD family type I secretion periplasmic adaptor subunit, which yields MLHKLDIGQFKEQLRRYFKGSESLHGQPLPEVNKALIEDAPRVVRLTIWGVIAFFLFLIVWASFAPIDEVTRGEGKAIPSSKVQKVQNLEGGIVAEIFAKEGEVVEVGQPLLRLDETRFISNKGETEAERVAMALRVERLSAEVDDTPLKIDDKLREAAPSQAASEESLYASRRQQLNDEVNGLQQQLVQKQQELREFNSKHAQYANSLQLLRQEIGMSEPLVAKGAISQVEILRLRRSEVETRGELDATELAIPRAEAAVKEVQSKIEETRGKFRSDALTQLNEARTDLNKATATTKALDDRVNRTLVTSPVRGIVKQLLVNTIGGVIQPGSDIIEIVPLDDSLVIEAKILPKDIAFLHPGQEAMVKFTAYDYTIYGGLEAKLEQIGADTITDEDKKTTYYPIRLRTGKSHLGSDAKPLQIIPGMVATVDIKTGKKTIMSYLLKPIIKARTEALRER from the coding sequence GTGTTGCATAAGCTTGATATCGGTCAGTTCAAGGAACAGCTGCGCCGTTACTTCAAGGGCTCGGAGTCGCTGCACGGGCAGCCGCTTCCCGAGGTCAACAAGGCGCTTATCGAGGACGCCCCGCGCGTGGTGCGCCTGACAATCTGGGGGGTGATCGCGTTCTTCCTGTTCCTGATCGTCTGGGCCAGCTTCGCGCCCATCGACGAAGTCACCCGCGGCGAGGGCAAGGCCATTCCCTCGTCCAAGGTGCAGAAAGTCCAGAACCTTGAGGGCGGCATCGTCGCCGAAATTTTCGCCAAGGAAGGGGAGGTGGTGGAAGTCGGTCAGCCCTTGCTGCGCCTGGACGAAACGCGCTTCATCTCTAACAAGGGCGAGACCGAGGCCGAACGCGTGGCCATGGCCCTGCGCGTCGAGCGCCTGAGCGCCGAGGTCGATGACACCCCGCTGAAGATCGACGATAAGCTGCGCGAGGCCGCGCCCAGCCAGGCGGCCAGCGAAGAGTCGCTGTATGCCAGCCGGCGTCAGCAGTTGAATGACGAGGTCAACGGCCTGCAGCAGCAGCTGGTGCAGAAGCAGCAGGAGTTGCGCGAGTTCAATTCCAAGCACGCCCAGTACGCCAATAGCCTGCAGCTGTTGCGCCAGGAGATCGGCATGTCCGAACCGCTGGTGGCCAAGGGGGCGATTTCTCAGGTCGAGATCCTGCGCCTGCGCCGTTCCGAGGTGGAAACCCGCGGCGAGCTGGACGCCACCGAACTGGCCATCCCCCGCGCCGAGGCGGCGGTGAAGGAAGTGCAGAGCAAGATCGAGGAAACCCGCGGCAAGTTCCGCAGCGACGCCCTGACTCAACTCAACGAGGCCCGCACCGACCTGAACAAGGCCACTGCCACCACCAAGGCACTGGATGACCGGGTCAACCGTACGCTGGTCACTTCACCGGTGCGCGGCATCGTCAAGCAACTGCTGGTCAACACCATCGGCGGGGTGATCCAGCCGGGCAGCGACATCATCGAGATCGTGCCGCTGGACGATTCGCTGGTGATCGAGGCGAAGATCCTGCCCAAGGACATCGCGTTCCTGCACCCGGGGCAGGAAGCCATGGTCAAATTCACCGCCTATGACTACACCATTTACGGCGGCCTTGAGGCCAAGCTTGAGCAGATTGGCGCCGACACCATCACCGACGAAGACAAGAAGACCACCTACTACCCGATCCGCCTGCGCACCGGAAAGAGCCACCTGGGCAGCGACGCCAAACCGCTGCAAATCATCCCCGGGATGGTCGCCACAGTGGACATCAAGACCGGCAAGAAGACCATCATGAGCTATCTGCTCAAGCCGATCATCAAGGCTCGCACCGAGGCCCTGCGCGAGCGTTGA
- a CDS encoding tryptophan synthase subunit beta translates to MFYVQRDADGQLLRVEAAPYAEFTEMLPADHADILEWFADDVVETSLRQLKQSDLDMIRVLEDLIDVLTTKGVISITDLPAGAQAKLLNRSTARKALGSLNNLIQEDEDTGLI, encoded by the coding sequence ATGTTCTACGTGCAACGCGACGCCGACGGCCAGTTGCTGCGGGTAGAAGCTGCCCCCTATGCCGAATTCACGGAAATGCTCCCGGCCGACCATGCCGACATCCTCGAATGGTTTGCCGACGACGTGGTCGAGACCAGCCTGCGCCAGCTCAAGCAGAGCGACCTGGACATGATCCGCGTGCTGGAGGACCTGATCGACGTGCTGACCACCAAGGGTGTAATCAGCATCACCGACCTGCCCGCTGGTGCCCAGGCCAAGCTGCTCAACCGCTCCACCGCGCGCAAAGCGCTGGGCAGCTTGAACAACCTGATCCAGGAAGATGAAGACACTGGGTTGATCTGA